From the genome of Spirosomataceae bacterium TFI 002, one region includes:
- a CDS encoding fructose-bisphosphate aldolase, producing MSQSSITPGVVSGDQLNELLKIANQKNFAMPAVNVVNTNSVNAVMEAAKEVNSPVIIQFSNGGGQFFVGKGISNENQQAAIAGSVAGAKYVHEVAALYGIPVVLHTDHCAKKLLPWMDGMLDAGEKFFAETGKPLFSSHMIDLSEEPIEENIEICAKYLERMSKMGMTLEIELGVTGGEEDGVDNTDIDSSKLYTQPSEVAYAYEVLGKISPNFTVAAAFGNVHGVYKPGNVSLKPIILKNSQDYIKEKYNTGDQPVNFVFHGGSGSSRSEIREAIEYGAVKMNIDTDTQWATWEGILKYYKEKEGYLQTQLGNPDGADVPNKKNYDPRVWLRKAEQNMIERLKVAFEDLNCIDRCKDL from the coding sequence ATGAGCCAAAGCAGCATCACACCAGGCGTAGTTTCTGGAGATCAACTAAATGAATTATTAAAGATTGCCAACCAGAAGAATTTTGCAATGCCAGCGGTTAACGTGGTAAATACAAATTCTGTGAACGCAGTAATGGAAGCAGCCAAAGAAGTAAATTCTCCTGTGATCATTCAGTTCTCTAATGGTGGTGGACAATTTTTTGTTGGAAAAGGAATTTCCAATGAAAACCAACAAGCAGCTATTGCAGGATCTGTAGCAGGTGCAAAATATGTTCATGAAGTAGCAGCACTTTATGGTATTCCTGTAGTACTTCACACCGACCACTGTGCAAAGAAATTATTGCCTTGGATGGACGGGATGTTAGATGCAGGTGAAAAGTTTTTTGCTGAAACTGGCAAGCCACTTTTTAGTTCTCACATGATTGACCTTTCTGAAGAGCCAATTGAAGAGAACATTGAGATATGTGCAAAGTACCTAGAGCGTATGTCCAAAATGGGTATGACACTAGAGATTGAGCTTGGGGTAACAGGTGGTGAAGAAGACGGCGTTGACAATACTGATATTGATAGCTCGAAACTTTACACTCAACCTAGCGAAGTAGCATATGCTTATGAAGTATTGGGTAAAATTTCTCCAAACTTTACAGTAGCAGCAGCTTTTGGAAATGTACACGGTGTTTACAAGCCAGGTAACGTTTCTTTGAAGCCTATCATTCTGAAAAACTCTCAAGATTATATCAAAGAGAAATACAACACAGGCGATCAGCCAGTGAATTTCGTTTTCCATGGTGGTTCTGGATCAAGTAGATCAGAGATCAGAGAAGCGATTGAGTATGGAGCAGTTAAGATGAATATCGATACTGATACACAATGGGCAACTTGGGAAGGAATTTTGAAATATTACAAAGAGAAAGAAGGTTACCTTCAAACTCAACTTGGAAATCCAGACGGTGCCGATGTTCCTAACAAGAAGAACTACGATCCACGTGTATGGTTAAGAAAAGCAGAGCAAAACATGATTGAAAGATTGAAAGTCGCTTTTGAAGACTTGAATTGTATCGATCGTTGTAAAGACCTATAA
- a CDS encoding translation elongation factor 2 (EF-2/EF-G) produces the protein MARDLNFTRNIGIAAHIDAGKTTTTERILYYGGVSHKIGEVHDGAATMDWMEQEQERGITITSAATSLTWKYKNQDYHMNIIDTPGHVDFTVEVNRSLRVLDGLVFLFSAVDGVEPQSETNWRLANNYNVARLGFVNKMDRQGADFLNVCAQVKEMLGSNAVPLQLPIGNEEHFKGVVDLVYNKAIVWNEEDKGMTFTEIPIPEDMLEDVAQWRETLLESVASVDDSLMEKYFEDPTSISAEEIIAALREATIKLEIVPMLCGTAFKNKGVQTMLDYVMELLPSPLDRKAIKGTNPDTGDAIYREADESQPFAGLAFKIATDPFVGRLCFVRAYSGLLESGSYVLNNRSGNKERISRIFQMHANKQNQIPALGAGDIAAVVGFKDIKTGDTLSDEKHPIILESMVFPDPVIGYAIEPKKTADQDKFGNAIAKLIEEDPTLTVESNEETGQTIIRGMGELHLEIIIDRMRREFKVEINQGAPQVAYKEAVTKTIEHREVYKKQSGGRGKFADIVFEIGPRDEPEEGKEPETGLQFVNNVVGGAIPREFIPSVEKGFKEAMKNGPLAGFPVDSLKVRLFHGSFHDVDSDSFSFEMAARLAFKASAKIAGAKLLEPIMSVEILTPDEYTGPITGDMNRRRGIMRGMDTKQGSQVIKAFVPLSELFGYVTDLRTISSGRATANLTFAHYDFVPQNLADDVIKKESGS, from the coding sequence ATGGCTCGCGATTTAAATTTTACAAGAAACATTGGTATTGCCGCCCACATTGATGCTGGTAAAACCACAACAACTGAGCGTATTCTCTATTATGGTGGAGTTAGCCACAAAATAGGTGAAGTACACGACGGTGCTGCAACCATGGACTGGATGGAGCAAGAGCAGGAAAGAGGTATCACAATTACTTCTGCTGCAACTTCTCTTACTTGGAAGTACAAAAATCAAGATTATCACATGAACATCATTGATACTCCTGGTCACGTAGATTTCACAGTAGAGGTAAACCGCTCATTGAGAGTATTGGATGGTCTAGTATTCTTGTTTAGTGCTGTTGACGGCGTTGAGCCACAATCTGAAACTAACTGGAGACTTGCAAACAACTATAACGTTGCTCGTCTTGGTTTCGTTAATAAAATGGACCGCCAAGGTGCTGACTTCCTGAACGTATGTGCTCAAGTAAAAGAAATGCTTGGTAGCAATGCAGTTCCTCTTCAGTTACCTATCGGAAACGAAGAGCACTTCAAAGGTGTGGTTGACTTAGTTTACAACAAAGCTATCGTTTGGAACGAAGAAGATAAAGGGATGACCTTTACTGAAATTCCAATCCCAGAAGATATGCTTGAAGATGTAGCTCAGTGGAGAGAAACACTTCTTGAGTCTGTAGCATCTGTTGACGATTCTTTGATGGAGAAATACTTCGAAGACCCAACTTCTATATCAGCAGAAGAAATTATTGCAGCTTTGCGTGAAGCTACTATCAAGTTGGAAATTGTTCCAATGCTTTGTGGTACTGCTTTCAAAAACAAAGGTGTACAAACTATGCTTGATTATGTAATGGAGCTATTACCTTCTCCATTGGATAGAAAAGCAATTAAAGGAACTAATCCTGATACTGGCGACGCTATATACAGAGAGGCTGACGAATCACAACCATTTGCAGGTCTTGCATTTAAGATCGCAACTGATCCTTTCGTAGGTCGTCTATGTTTTGTAAGAGCTTATTCTGGACTTCTTGAGTCAGGTTCTTATGTATTGAACAATAGATCAGGAAACAAAGAGCGTATCTCTAGAATTTTCCAAATGCACGCAAACAAGCAAAATCAAATTCCTGCTCTAGGAGCTGGTGATATTGCTGCGGTAGTTGGTTTCAAAGATATCAAAACAGGTGATACGCTTTCTGATGAGAAACACCCAATCATTTTGGAATCTATGGTTTTCCCAGATCCAGTTATTGGATATGCGATTGAGCCTAAGAAAACAGCTGATCAAGATAAATTCGGTAATGCAATTGCAAAGTTAATCGAAGAGGATCCTACTCTTACAGTAGAATCTAACGAAGAAACTGGCCAAACCATTATCCGTGGAATGGGAGAACTTCACCTTGAAATTATCATTGACCGTATGCGTCGTGAGTTCAAAGTTGAGATCAACCAAGGTGCTCCTCAAGTAGCTTACAAAGAGGCAGTAACTAAAACTATCGAACACAGAGAGGTTTATAAGAAGCAATCTGGTGGTAGAGGTAAGTTTGCCGATATCGTTTTTGAAATCGGACCCCGCGATGAGCCAGAAGAAGGAAAAGAGCCAGAGACTGGTTTACAATTCGTAAACAACGTAGTAGGTGGAGCAATTCCAAGAGAATTTATTCCATCTGTAGAGAAAGGCTTCAAAGAAGCAATGAAAAACGGACCACTTGCTGGTTTCCCAGTTGATTCATTGAAAGTTAGATTATTCCATGGTTCTTTCCACGATGTGGATTCGGATTCATTCTCTTTCGAAATGGCAGCTAGATTAGCATTTAAAGCATCTGCTAAAATTGCAGGAGCTAAATTGCTTGAGCCTATCATGTCGGTTGAGATTTTGACTCCAGATGAGTATACTGGACCTATCACTGGTGATATGAACCGTAGAAGAGGAATAATGAGAGGTATGGATACAAAGCAAGGATCTCAAGTGATCAAAGCATTTGTGCCACTTTCTGAGCTATTTGGTTATGTTACTGACTTGAGAACTATTTCTTCTGGTCGTGCAACTGCCAACCTTACTTTCGCTCACTACGACTTCGTTCCGCAAAACCTTGCAGATGACGTAATCAAGAAAGAAAGCGGATCTTAA
- a CDS encoding cell division protein FtsZ, with product MVYDQDFEMDFQNGMPKIIKVIGVGGAGGNAIQTMHKMGIHDVDIVACNTDLQVLRKLPEDIKRIQLGIELTKGLGAGAQPKVGELAAIESEDVLYKIFDEPTEMVFITAGMGGGTGTGAAPVIARIAKKRNMLTIGVVTDPFNWEGTEKIEQALEGIERMKEHCDTVLIVKNDRLEELYPDMNIQEAFEKADRVLANGVKSIAELITRPGIINLDYADVKTVLKDAGQAVMGSAEASGPNRAEEAVKEALKSPLLQNNNIKGSKRLLVSISHSDEKPEYQIKMKDQAMIMKIIESQIKTKAKIVKHGYSVDRSLGDKLRITIVAAGITEMGNEFYEPSKTEEKSPEDAFNAINKAATPSSLKRRSTAKPKGPQISLFGSQEKLFQTVEDYTNGSISVKDLTEEPSYERYGIHLRGVEEIPVENMIFTTVEERLSGVKP from the coding sequence ATGGTATACGATCAAGATTTTGAAATGGACTTCCAGAACGGAATGCCAAAAATAATAAAAGTAATAGGTGTGGGAGGTGCAGGCGGAAACGCCATTCAGACAATGCACAAAATGGGTATTCACGATGTGGATATTGTAGCCTGCAATACCGACTTACAGGTACTAAGAAAGCTTCCTGAAGATATTAAACGTATTCAACTGGGCATTGAACTTACCAAGGGCTTAGGAGCTGGGGCTCAACCTAAGGTGGGAGAGTTAGCCGCTATTGAGAGCGAAGATGTGCTTTATAAGATTTTTGACGAACCCACCGAAATGGTATTTATTACCGCAGGGATGGGTGGTGGAACAGGTACAGGAGCCGCACCAGTAATCGCAAGAATTGCAAAAAAACGAAACATGCTTACTATTGGCGTTGTTACTGATCCATTTAATTGGGAAGGGACAGAGAAAATAGAGCAAGCTCTAGAGGGAATAGAGCGAATGAAAGAGCATTGTGATACAGTTCTGATTGTTAAAAACGATCGACTTGAAGAGTTGTATCCTGATATGAATATTCAGGAGGCTTTCGAAAAAGCAGATAGAGTCCTTGCTAATGGAGTAAAAAGCATTGCAGAGTTGATAACTAGGCCAGGAATCATCAACTTGGATTATGCCGATGTTAAAACGGTCTTAAAAGATGCTGGACAAGCCGTGATGGGTTCTGCTGAAGCATCTGGGCCTAACAGAGCTGAAGAGGCCGTGAAGGAAGCATTGAAGTCTCCATTGCTTCAAAACAATAATATTAAAGGTTCGAAAAGATTATTGGTTTCTATTTCTCACTCTGACGAGAAGCCAGAGTACCAGATCAAAATGAAAGATCAGGCTATGATTATGAAAATAATAGAAAGCCAGATTAAGACCAAAGCCAAAATCGTGAAGCACGGATATTCTGTTGATCGTAGTTTGGGTGATAAGCTTCGCATTACCATTGTAGCTGCAGGTATTACAGAAATGGGGAATGAATTCTATGAGCCATCTAAGACAGAAGAGAAATCTCCAGAAGATGCTTTCAACGCAATTAATAAAGCAGCGACTCCTAGTTCTTTAAAAAGAAGATCTACTGCAAAGCCAAAGGGGCCTCAAATTTCGCTTTTTGGAAGCCAAGAGAAATTGTTTCAAACAGTAGAGGACTATACCAACGGTTCAATATCGGTTAAGGATTTAACAGAAGAGCCTTCTTACGAGCGATATGGTATTCACTTGAGAGGAGTGGAAGAAATACCTGTAGAGAACATGATATTTACTACCGTAGAGGAACGATTAAGTGGAGTAAAGCCATAA
- a CDS encoding Cell division protein FtsA gives MSEINYAIGVDIGTSKVRAVLAYREYAKVSILGYEEEPYSNEYEAISYGKIVNSENTSRTINKVLASLSERFDHVIDKINVSISIPEIGSNIKKEDYVHDKGEKFTISNATIENILFKAKEGFKENTRDKELIHALPTDFYGDEKRSSRNPIGNTVNKLTCDVKNIFIAPKYLDEYYDALRGVEMQGTKSKSPVIIENLVYSPLADIFSLLTEEDKSEGVVICNIGAGLTKISVYQNNSPRLISVIPFGSDNITQDIQKAFQVNNTEAENLKRACMVRESKEIEINEIMTLLNKDGLPSKRFLEKSVAEVAEWRLKEIISIAHHTMLNAGINQLPQRGIILAGEMASIPVVTQLVRKEFASDAVRIGVSTRNVSSTANLELAHPRFSTVVGLTLSQLIPFDNRFKTLKINGSSKQQRSGHIGKSFLNKFFGGDNLDQRYAD, from the coding sequence ATGTCAGAAATAAATTATGCTATTGGAGTCGATATTGGCACCTCAAAAGTAAGAGCGGTTTTAGCTTATCGGGAATATGCTAAAGTTTCAATATTAGGGTACGAAGAAGAGCCGTACAGTAATGAGTATGAAGCTATAAGCTATGGTAAAATAGTAAACAGCGAAAATACTTCACGTACTATTAATAAGGTTTTGGCAAGCCTTTCGGAGCGATTCGACCATGTGATTGATAAAATAAATGTCAGTATTAGTATTCCTGAAATAGGCTCAAATATTAAGAAAGAGGACTATGTTCATGACAAAGGGGAAAAGTTTACAATCAGCAATGCGACGATAGAAAACATCCTGTTTAAGGCAAAAGAGGGTTTCAAAGAAAACACAAGAGATAAAGAGTTGATACATGCTTTACCTACTGATTTTTATGGGGACGAAAAGCGATCTTCGCGTAATCCAATAGGTAACACAGTAAATAAACTAACATGTGATGTAAAGAATATCTTTATAGCTCCTAAGTACTTGGATGAGTACTATGATGCTCTCAGAGGTGTTGAAATGCAAGGAACAAAGAGTAAGTCGCCTGTGATCATAGAGAACTTAGTTTACAGCCCTCTGGCAGATATATTTTCGCTTTTAACCGAAGAAGATAAAAGCGAAGGTGTAGTGATTTGTAATATTGGTGCGGGACTAACTAAAATATCTGTTTATCAAAATAACAGCCCGAGGTTAATTTCGGTGATACCATTTGGTAGTGATAACATTACTCAAGATATACAAAAGGCTTTTCAGGTGAATAACACGGAGGCCGAAAACCTCAAAAGGGCATGCATGGTAAGAGAAAGCAAAGAGATTGAGATCAACGAAATCATGACTTTGCTAAACAAAGACGGACTTCCTTCGAAACGTTTTTTAGAGAAAAGTGTAGCCGAAGTAGCAGAGTGGAGGTTGAAAGAAATAATTTCTATAGCCCATCATACGATGTTAAATGCAGGAATAAATCAGTTACCACAACGAGGTATCATTTTGGCCGGTGAAATGGCTTCAATTCCAGTAGTTACACAATTGGTACGAAAAGAATTTGCAAGTGACGCTGTAAGAATAGGTGTTTCTACTCGCAATGTAAGCAGCACGGCAAATTTAGAGTTGGCTCACCCACGATTTTCCACAGTGGTAGGGCTTACCCTTTCTCAATTAATTCCTTTTGATAATAGGTTTAAAACATTGAAGATAAACGGATCGTCTAAGCAACAACGATCAGGGCACATTGGAAAAAGCTTCTTAAATAAGTTTTTTGGTGGAGATAATTTAGATCAACGTTACGCAGACTAA
- a CDS encoding cell division protein FtsQ, whose translation MKNTTQKIIEYVLSGLGLCGLVFLIAFENNADQTKRCNGIKVELIGGDDEFFISPSDVTNYITRNGMEPLEGKLLSQIKLSEVEKEVLRIKQIQSCEVFGDLQGNINIKAKPYLPYARILKKFGPDYYMDAEGGFFPLSKYYSARVMLISGDYFENKTALDPEKDADLINLIKSIKANRFWNAEISRMFVSSDKSINFLTITGDQLVKFGRPDDIEGKLKKLMVFYKKILPTQEWGQFQEIDIHYKNQIVCKN comes from the coding sequence ATGAAAAACACAACACAGAAAATAATCGAGTATGTCCTCAGCGGTCTAGGCCTTTGTGGACTAGTCTTTTTGATCGCTTTTGAAAACAATGCGGACCAAACCAAACGTTGCAATGGAATCAAAGTAGAATTAATAGGAGGAGATGATGAATTCTTCATTTCGCCTAGTGATGTTACTAATTACATCACAAGAAACGGAATGGAACCGCTTGAAGGCAAGTTACTTTCTCAAATAAAGCTAAGCGAAGTTGAGAAGGAAGTTTTGAGAATAAAGCAAATTCAAAGCTGCGAAGTTTTTGGAGACCTACAGGGTAATATAAATATTAAAGCAAAACCATATTTGCCATACGCAAGGATTCTTAAAAAGTTTGGCCCAGACTACTATATGGATGCAGAAGGAGGTTTTTTCCCCCTTTCTAAATATTACAGTGCAAGAGTTATGTTAATCTCAGGTGATTATTTTGAAAACAAAACTGCACTTGATCCCGAAAAGGATGCCGACCTTATCAATCTAATAAAATCAATTAAAGCAAATCGTTTTTGGAATGCAGAAATCTCAAGAATGTTTGTATCTAGTGATAAGTCAATTAACTTTTTGACAATTACTGGCGATCAGTTAGTGAAATTTGGGCGTCCAGATGATATAGAAGGCAAACTGAAGAAGTTGATGGTTTTTTATAAAAAGATTTTACCTACTCAAGAGTGGGGGCAGTTCCAAGAAATAGATATTCATTACAAAAACCAGATAGTTTGTAAAAACTAA
- a CDS encoding arginine-tRNA-protein transferase, translating into MKVFFSENNVDYNTYTFSYAIYAMREGLESLSPIYDQGFLPYTGDLSIEQEVFYGARSLRVNLAEFSDTSENRRVGRLIEPLGVQLEVIEKEKFDLEDSDFNSFCSDYIKERIGDDNMNQERWNYILSKPLGSHIMRFYNNEKTLGYVLCAINDTLLHYWFAFFDTEYMKSHSLGKYMMWSLINWAKENGKSHAYLGTAYKPAALYKIRDHRGLEFWDGQKWNNDNKVLKNWCQNDLETLPSDRFKMLENKSEFLNNL; encoded by the coding sequence ATGAAAGTATTCTTTTCTGAAAATAACGTCGATTATAATACCTATACTTTTTCGTATGCAATTTATGCTATGAGAGAAGGTTTGGAAAGTCTAAGTCCAATTTACGACCAAGGTTTTTTGCCGTATACAGGAGACTTATCAATAGAGCAAGAGGTATTTTATGGAGCTAGAAGTTTAAGAGTAAATTTAGCCGAGTTTAGCGACACGTCAGAAAACAGAAGGGTAGGGAGGTTAATAGAGCCTTTAGGGGTGCAATTAGAAGTAATAGAAAAAGAGAAATTCGATTTAGAAGATTCAGACTTTAATTCCTTTTGCTCAGACTACATCAAGGAGCGAATAGGTGACGACAACATGAACCAAGAGCGTTGGAACTATATTTTGTCCAAGCCTTTGGGTTCGCATATAATGAGGTTTTACAATAATGAGAAAACTTTGGGATATGTTTTGTGTGCTATAAATGACACTTTACTTCACTACTGGTTTGCTTTCTTTGATACTGAATACATGAAATCACACTCGCTTGGAAAGTACATGATGTGGAGTTTGATCAATTGGGCAAAAGAAAACGGGAAGTCTCATGCTTATTTAGGGACAGCCTATAAGCCTGCAGCTCTTTACAAAATTCGCGACCATAGAGGATTGGAGTTTTGGGATGGGCAAAAATGGAACAACGACAATAAGGTTTTAAAGAATTGGTGCCAAAATGATCTAGAGACTTTGCCATCAGATAGATTTAAAATGTTAGAAAATAAGAGTGAATTTTTGAATAATCTATAA
- a CDS encoding UDP-N-acetylglucosamine-N-acetylmuramylpentapeptide N-acetylglucosamine transferase, whose amino-acid sequence MKNTLKILISGGGTGGHIYPAVAIANEVKVQFPEAQILFVGALGKMEMEKVPKAGYEIIGLPIAGINRSNMIANLGFPFKFVKSILKAYGLVKSFDPDIAIGVGGYASGPTLLVANWRGVPTLIQEQNSYAGITNKWLSKKAKKICVAYPEMEKFFSKEKIAFTGNPVRKDLIDIKVSQGGARGAFGLNPEKKTILVIGGSQGALSVNKAIAAGIDKFKQADCQLIWQTGKGFVDKAKNIVHESKMNDCYVSDFIYNMDEAYSAADVVISRAGALSVSELCLTAKPAVLVPFPNAAEDHQTMNALSLVNQDAAILVKDKNVNEELVEAALSLVGNESQKEKLAQNIKKLARPQAAELIVKEIEEILKVNK is encoded by the coding sequence ATGAAAAATACTCTCAAAATATTGATTAGTGGAGGAGGAACAGGCGGGCATATTTACCCTGCTGTTGCGATTGCAAATGAGGTAAAGGTTCAATTTCCTGAAGCTCAAATTCTTTTTGTAGGTGCATTAGGTAAAATGGAGATGGAGAAGGTTCCCAAAGCAGGATACGAGATTATTGGGTTACCTATTGCTGGTATCAATAGATCAAATATGATTGCGAATTTGGGTTTCCCTTTCAAGTTTGTGAAGAGTATTTTAAAGGCGTACGGATTGGTTAAGAGTTTTGATCCAGATATAGCAATAGGTGTTGGCGGCTATGCAAGTGGACCTACGTTATTGGTAGCAAACTGGAGAGGAGTTCCAACGTTAATACAAGAACAAAATTCTTATGCAGGTATAACTAATAAATGGTTATCCAAGAAAGCCAAAAAGATATGTGTTGCCTATCCTGAAATGGAAAAGTTTTTTTCTAAAGAAAAGATTGCCTTTACTGGTAATCCTGTACGAAAGGACTTGATTGATATTAAGGTTTCTCAGGGTGGGGCTAGAGGAGCTTTTGGTCTTAATCCTGAGAAAAAAACAATTTTAGTAATAGGAGGAAGCCAAGGTGCATTGAGCGTAAATAAAGCAATTGCAGCTGGAATTGATAAATTCAAACAAGCTGATTGTCAGTTGATATGGCAAACAGGGAAAGGATTTGTGGACAAGGCTAAAAACATTGTTCATGAAAGCAAAATGAATGATTGCTACGTTTCTGACTTTATCTACAATATGGATGAGGCATATTCTGCAGCGGATGTAGTGATTTCACGAGCAGGAGCACTTTCGGTTTCGGAACTGTGTCTTACAGCCAAGCCGGCTGTTTTAGTTCCTTTTCCTAATGCTGCAGAAGATCACCAAACAATGAACGCACTGAGTCTAGTAAATCAGGATGCGGCAATTTTGGTGAAGGACAAAAATGTGAACGAAGAACTAGTTGAAGCAGCTTTGAGTCTGGTTGGAAACGAAAGCCAAAAAGAGAAATTAGCACAAAATATAAAGAAGCTTGCAAGACCTCAGGCAGCTGAATTAATTGTAAAAGAGATTGAGGAAATATTGAAAGTAAATAAATGA
- a CDS encoding cell division protein FtsW, whose translation MRTFRLKDQLQGDKQIWTIAFLLCCVSVASVYSSVAALAARSSSATTEIILIKHVFFLLLGMLVIYGVHRFNFLNVAPIAKLLLYITPLLLIYTLTMGKEVGEARRWISLLGFTFQTSDLVRIVLITNLAAMLGSKQNTSIEWKDFRAIIVWTGGLCGLLAISSFSTSAILGVTCCLIMWIGRVPRKFLWGLMGSVLIGLFLAIGAGLVMKSFGKEFGRTQVIIDRIEVFVDKDIDGSGLIGGDVGSESTQKDEALLAIARGGVIGKGPGNSSVKYRLAEAYSDFIYSIILEEYGIIGGLAVMGLYIWLLSRGLYLVEHSTRPFAGLLSIGLTLSIVFQAFAHMFINVGLGPVTGQTLPMISKGGTSILFTAIALGIVLSVSKEEKAERSNRS comes from the coding sequence ATGAGAACCTTCCGCCTGAAAGATCAACTTCAGGGCGACAAGCAAATTTGGACGATTGCGTTCTTGCTTTGCTGTGTAAGTGTCGCTTCTGTCTATAGTTCTGTCGCTGCATTAGCTGCTCGTAGCTCCTCAGCAACAACAGAAATCATACTTATCAAACATGTTTTTTTCCTTCTTTTGGGAATGCTAGTTATTTATGGAGTTCATCGTTTCAACTTTTTGAACGTAGCCCCAATAGCAAAGTTGTTACTTTACATTACTCCACTACTTTTGATTTACACGCTTACCATGGGTAAAGAAGTAGGAGAGGCACGTAGGTGGATTTCATTGCTTGGTTTTACTTTTCAAACATCCGATTTAGTAAGAATTGTACTTATTACGAACCTAGCGGCGATGCTAGGAAGCAAGCAAAATACAAGTATAGAGTGGAAGGATTTTAGGGCAATAATAGTTTGGACTGGGGGCTTGTGTGGTTTGTTGGCTATTTCAAGTTTTTCTACCTCTGCAATTTTGGGTGTTACTTGTTGCCTTATCATGTGGATAGGGCGAGTACCTCGTAAGTTCCTTTGGGGACTCATGGGTTCAGTTTTAATCGGCTTGTTTCTAGCTATAGGTGCTGGTTTGGTTATGAAGTCATTTGGTAAAGAGTTTGGTAGAACTCAAGTAATTATTGATCGTATAGAAGTATTTGTTGATAAAGATATAGACGGCAGTGGACTTATAGGTGGTGACGTAGGAAGTGAAAGTACTCAGAAAGATGAGGCACTTCTCGCCATAGCTCGTGGAGGGGTGATAGGTAAAGGACCAGGGAACAGCTCTGTTAAATATAGACTTGCTGAAGCATATTCAGATTTTATTTATTCCATCATATTAGAAGAATATGGGATCATAGGTGGTTTAGCAGTCATGGGACTCTACATATGGCTACTTTCTAGAGGTCTTTATTTGGTAGAACATAGCACCAGGCCATTTGCTGGCTTACTCAGTATTGGTCTCACTTTAAGCATTGTTTTCCAGGCATTTGCACATATGTTTATCAACGTGGGTTTAGGGCCGGTAACAGGGCAAACCCTGCCAATGATTAGTAAAGGTGGAACATCAATATTATTCACGGCAATAGCATTAGGAATTGTATTAAGTGTATCGAAAGAAGAGAAAGCTGAGCGATCAAATAGAAGTTAA
- a CDS encoding large conductance mechanosensitive channel, giving the protein MIKEFKEFIMSGNVIDLAVGVILAGAIGLVTGSFVSDIAMPIVGHFVGGVDFSDLKLVLDEAIVAADGTVTTPENAIGYGKLITAFINLLLVGLVLFIIVKAYNKAKAPAPAPAPAGPSELDILKEIRDSLKK; this is encoded by the coding sequence ATGATCAAAGAATTCAAAGAATTTATCATGTCCGGTAATGTGATCGACTTAGCAGTCGGTGTAATTTTAGCCGGAGCAATTGGACTTGTAACAGGTTCATTTGTGAGCGATATCGCAATGCCAATAGTAGGTCACTTTGTAGGCGGAGTAGACTTCTCAGACCTTAAATTGGTATTAGATGAGGCAATTGTAGCAGCGGATGGTACTGTAACAACTCCAGAAAACGCAATTGGTTATGGTAAGTTAATTACTGCATTTATAAACTTGTTATTGGTTGGTCTTGTGCTATTTATAATTGTTAAAGCTTATAACAAAGCTAAAGCTCCAGCACCGGCACCAGCTCCAGCAGGACCAAGTGAATTAGATATTTTGAAAGAAATTCGCGACAGCCTTAAAAAGTAA